The following are encoded in a window of Nomia melanderi isolate GNS246 chromosome 6, iyNomMela1, whole genome shotgun sequence genomic DNA:
- the LOC116430084 gene encoding uncharacterized protein LOC116430084, which translates to MGRKKCRSKSCRLSKADGNGRGGNARNRRDESRAKEEDARSKSEEIGADRASNVPIDVHSRLSYPLIRGRSSEDLETSWSIDESDEEETRLVLTVKPRFVFVPSLCAVCLERSKVFCERCRMVSYCSPVHRAQGLRQHRDLCGPLTEIRSSFAASMSVESEERLDAERYRVYRLQLLAILESKSGRPLKLWEREIVLYPRVCRICRRFSEDFECCAACGMESFCRHHRQPHDEWCKEFQVLRRCLFLQHNHGHVDPKIPRGRERLAGGELALPGTNFDELTHRVYGDCSYYREMDCYTYAMLSHVCTIPLTTLYAMQICCSEWREKPELNVHVLGAEFQFEGVNLHVWERMFLHFLPKLRRLRLALVGPELELPNGVPANLLSKVNLCPECKAADRLVDVRFRPRTLYHEFVRDRVEHAEGRPDLICAFNPGLYRKTGFAGEDTWPETIREFSRMSTPVVVTSYTANEIFWEISRIKSIDREVEVLLEPQRNPFASIKPDRNFVSDDTNPLIYKNYYVAIVAAEYPNDVWE; encoded by the exons ATGGGCCGTAAGAAGTGCCGAAGTAAAAGTTGTCGGTTATCGAAAGCGGACGGCAACGGCCGTGGTGGCAACGCGAGGAATCGTCGGGACGAGAGTAGAGCGAAAGAGGAGGACGCTCGGTCCAAGAGCGAGGAAATTGGAGCCGATCGCGCGAGCAACGTCCCGATCGACGTGCACTCGCGACTGAGTTACCCTTTGATTCGCGGACGCTCGTCGGAGGATCTCGAGACATCCTGGTCGATCGACGAGAGCGACGAGGAGGAAACGAGGTTGGTGTTGACCGTTAAGCCTCGATTCGTGTTCGTGCCGAGCCTTTGCGCGGTTTGCTTGGAGAGGTCGAAAGTGTTTTGCGAACGCTGCCGAATGGTCTCGTACTGTTCGCCGGTGCATCGCGCGCAGGGGCTGCGGCAGCATCGCGACTTGTGCGGACCACTGACGGAAATTCGCTCGTCCTTCGCGGCCTCCATGTCCGTCGAGTCGGAGGAACGGCTCGACGCGGAACGGTACAGGGTGTACAGGTTGCAGTTGCTCGCGATCCTAGAATCGAAGAGCGGCAGGCCGTTGAAACTTTGGGAGAGGGAGATCGTCCTGTATCCCCGCGTCTGCCGGATCTGTCGTCGCTTCTCCGAGGATTTCGAGTGTTGCGCGGCTTGCGGCATGGAGTCGTTTTGCCGGCATCACCGGCAACCGCACGACGAGTGGTGCAAGGAGTTCCAGGTGCTGCGAAGGTGTTTGTTTTTGCAGCACAACCACGGCCACGTCGATCCGAAAATTCCGAGGGGGCGAGAACGGCTCGCCGGCGGCGAGCTCGCGCTCCCGGGCACCAATTTCGACGAGTTGACGCATCGCGTGTACGGAGATTGCTCGTATTACCGCGAAATGGACTGTTACACGTATGCCATGCTGTCGCACGTTTGCACGATCCCTCTGACCACTCTGTACGCGATGCAGATCTGTTGCTCCGAATGGCGAGAGAAACCGGAGCTGAACGTGCACGTGCTCGGGGCGGAGTTTCAATTCGAGGGTGTAAACTTGCACGTTTGGGAGCGGATGTTTCTTCACTTTCTGCCGAAGCTGAGAAGGCTCCGATTGGCACTGGTCGGCCCAGAGCTGGAATTGCCGAACGGCGTGCCGGCGAATCTTCTGTCGAAAGTGAACCTGTGCCCCGAGTGCAAGGCTGCCGATAGGCTCGTGGACGTTCGGTTTCGACCGAGAACGCTCTATCACGAGTTCGTTCGCGACAGAGTCGAGCACGCGGAGGGGAGGCCCGACCTGATTTGCGCGTTTAATCCCGGCCTGTACAGGAAAACAGGTTTCGCGGGGGAGGACACTTGGCCGGAAACGATACGAGAATTTTCCAGGATGTCGACACCCGTCGTCGTCACGTCTTACACGGCGAACGAAATCTTTTGGGAAATTAGTAGGATCAAATCTATCGATCGCGAGGTCGAGGTTCTTTTGGAACCGCAACGAAATCCATTCGCATCGATTAAACCGGACCGGAATTTTGTTAGCGACGACACAAATCCACTGATATACAAGAATTATTACGTCGCTATAGTTGCAG CGGAATATCCCAACGACGTATGGGAGTAG
- the LOC116430219 gene encoding solute carrier family 41 member 1-like isoform X1: MIKLNSDDSLGSPIVNATRSTQVESEKDSESDEDQIRRLIPSQKKEIEDENVWSISIQMFIPFLLAGFGMVAASLLLDIVQHWPVYRVVSEVYILVPALLGLKGNLEMTLASRLSTHANLGHMDTRKQQWTLIVGNLALIQCQAMVVGLLASVAAVVLGWIPDARFDIHHALLLCASALATASVASFLLGLVTVTVILLSKRMKINPDNIATPIAASLGDLITLALLSGIASLLYDAIDYAPWIAPTCVAFHIVVTPVWGYIAARNPFTKEILDYGWTPVICAMLIGSVGGLTLDYTISNYKGIAVFQLIINGVGGNLVAVQASRISTSLHKESWSDIQEKAVIRFNPFYTYLAKGGHARTARVLLAMVIPGHLIFAYTISYLQAGHTSFTAIFIIVYLTAALLQVILLLYVAQLLVVWLWTRGIDPDNSAIPYLTAIGDLIGTALLGIAFHILYAIGDGDSDVGD; encoded by the exons atgaTCAAATTAAACAGCGATGATTCGCTCGGATCGCCTATCGTTAATGCTACCAGAAGCACGCAGGTAGAATCTGAGAAAGATTCGGAGAGCGACGAAGATCAGATACGGCGTCTTATACCGTCgcaaaagaaagaaatcgaGGATGAGAACGTTTGGTCGATTTCTATACAAATGTTTATACCCTTTTTGTTGGCTGGTTTCGGCATGGTAGCTGCCAGTTTGTTATTAGATATTGTACAG CATTGGCCAGTGTACAGAGTAGTATCCGAAGTGTATATATTGGTACCAGCATTGCTCGGTTTGAAAGGAAACCTGGAAATGACGTTGGCTTCCAGACTTTCTACGCATGCCAATCTCGGACACATGGATACTCGGAAGCAGCAGTGGACACTGATCGTCGGGAATCTAGCTTTGATACAGTGCCAAGCCATGGTCGTAGGTCTGCTAGCTTCCGTGGCTGCCGTCGTACTCGGTTGGATACCGGACGCTCGGTTCGATATTCATCATGCACTGTTATTGTGTGCTAGCGCTTTGGCAACAGCGTCCGTGGCAAGTTTTTTGTTAGGTTTGGTAACAGTCACTGTCATACTACTGTCCAAACGGATGAAAATTAATCCCGACAATATAGCGACTCCGATCGCTGCTTCCCTCGGGGATCTAATCACTTTGGCGCTTTTGTCGGGGATCGCATCCCTTCTTTACGACGCTATAG ACTATGCGCCGTGGATCGCTCCAACCTGTGTGGCGTTTCATATCGTCGTTACCCCTGTTTGGGGTTACATTGCAGCTAGAAATCCATTTACAAAGGAAATATTGGATTACGGCTGGACACCTGTGATATGCGCGATGTTGATTGGCAG CGTTGGCGGCCTGACACTAGATTACACGATATCGAATTACAAAGGTATAGCAGTATTTCAGTTAATAATAAATGGCGTCGGTGGTAATTTAGTCGCCGTTCAAGCTAGCAGAATATCGACATCGTTGCACAAAGAATCGTGGTCTGATATTCAAGAAAAAGCTGTTATTCGTTTCAATCCGTTCTACACATACTTGGCCAAAG GTGGACATGCGAGAACTGCCAGAGTTTTACTAGCGATGGTAATACCTGGCCACCTAATATTTGCTTACACCATCAGTTATCTCCAAGCCGGCCATACTTCTTTCACTGCCATATTTATTATCGTGTACCTGACCGCCGCTTTACTGCAG GTGATTTTGTTATTATACGTTGCTCAGTTGTTGGTGGTATGGTTGTGGACACGAGGAATAGATCCGGACAATTCTGCGATACCATACCTGACAGCAATAGGTGATCTAATAGGAACGGCGCTGCTAGGAATTGCATTTCACATACTTTACGCCATCGGCGACGGAGATTCGGATGTAGGAGATTGA
- the LOC116430219 gene encoding solute carrier family 41 member 1-like isoform X2, whose amino-acid sequence MIKLNSDDSLGSPIVNATRSTQVESEKDSESDEDQIRRLIPSQKKEIEDENVWSISIQMFIPFLLAGFGMVAASLLLDIVQHWPVYRVVSEVYILVPALLGLKGNLEMTLASRLSTHANLGHMDTRKQQWTLIVGNLALIQCQAMVVGLLASVAAVVLGWIPDARFDIHHALLLCASALATASVASFLLGLVTVTVILLSKRMKINPDNIATPIAASLGDLITLALLSGIASLLYDAIDYAPWIAPTCVAFHIVVTPVWGYIAARNPFTKEILDYGWTPVICAMLIGSVGGLTLDYTISNYKGIAVFQLIINGVGGNLVAVQASRISTSLHKESWSDIQEKAVIRFNPFYTYLAKGGHARTARVLLAMVIPGHLIFAYTISYLQAGHTSFTAIFIIVYLTAALLQLLVVWLWTRGIDPDNSAIPYLTAIGDLIGTALLGIAFHILYAIGDGDSDVGD is encoded by the exons atgaTCAAATTAAACAGCGATGATTCGCTCGGATCGCCTATCGTTAATGCTACCAGAAGCACGCAGGTAGAATCTGAGAAAGATTCGGAGAGCGACGAAGATCAGATACGGCGTCTTATACCGTCgcaaaagaaagaaatcgaGGATGAGAACGTTTGGTCGATTTCTATACAAATGTTTATACCCTTTTTGTTGGCTGGTTTCGGCATGGTAGCTGCCAGTTTGTTATTAGATATTGTACAG CATTGGCCAGTGTACAGAGTAGTATCCGAAGTGTATATATTGGTACCAGCATTGCTCGGTTTGAAAGGAAACCTGGAAATGACGTTGGCTTCCAGACTTTCTACGCATGCCAATCTCGGACACATGGATACTCGGAAGCAGCAGTGGACACTGATCGTCGGGAATCTAGCTTTGATACAGTGCCAAGCCATGGTCGTAGGTCTGCTAGCTTCCGTGGCTGCCGTCGTACTCGGTTGGATACCGGACGCTCGGTTCGATATTCATCATGCACTGTTATTGTGTGCTAGCGCTTTGGCAACAGCGTCCGTGGCAAGTTTTTTGTTAGGTTTGGTAACAGTCACTGTCATACTACTGTCCAAACGGATGAAAATTAATCCCGACAATATAGCGACTCCGATCGCTGCTTCCCTCGGGGATCTAATCACTTTGGCGCTTTTGTCGGGGATCGCATCCCTTCTTTACGACGCTATAG ACTATGCGCCGTGGATCGCTCCAACCTGTGTGGCGTTTCATATCGTCGTTACCCCTGTTTGGGGTTACATTGCAGCTAGAAATCCATTTACAAAGGAAATATTGGATTACGGCTGGACACCTGTGATATGCGCGATGTTGATTGGCAG CGTTGGCGGCCTGACACTAGATTACACGATATCGAATTACAAAGGTATAGCAGTATTTCAGTTAATAATAAATGGCGTCGGTGGTAATTTAGTCGCCGTTCAAGCTAGCAGAATATCGACATCGTTGCACAAAGAATCGTGGTCTGATATTCAAGAAAAAGCTGTTATTCGTTTCAATCCGTTCTACACATACTTGGCCAAAG GTGGACATGCGAGAACTGCCAGAGTTTTACTAGCGATGGTAATACCTGGCCACCTAATATTTGCTTACACCATCAGTTATCTCCAAGCCGGCCATACTTCTTTCACTGCCATATTTATTATCGTGTACCTGACCGCCGCTTTACTGCAG TTGTTGGTGGTATGGTTGTGGACACGAGGAATAGATCCGGACAATTCTGCGATACCATACCTGACAGCAATAGGTGATCTAATAGGAACGGCGCTGCTAGGAATTGCATTTCACATACTTTACGCCATCGGCGACGGAGATTCGGATGTAGGAGATTGA